The following are from one region of the Dreissena polymorpha isolate Duluth1 chromosome 2, UMN_Dpol_1.0, whole genome shotgun sequence genome:
- the LOC127868914 gene encoding protein FAM241B-like produces the protein MVRILKNGEIVDDSDPRAQHGSPRQQQNTGRVQHERMQEGGHFSVFDEFNTRLAGYGVPRFNIGSHTVEPIVLIGFIVAGLLFGLPGLLLVAMLFVISKLSTSGGGINSFLGGQGPSGQGDPRSSGSRSTQGSGHRLGRS, from the exons ATGGTGCGCATCCTCAAGAATGGAGAGATTGTAGATGACAGTGACCCTCGGGCACAACATGGTAGTCCAAGGCAGCAACAG aacaCTGGTAGGGTACAACATGAGAGGATGCAGGAGGGAGGCCACTTTTCAGTCTTCGATGAATTCAACACACGGCTGGCTGGTTATGGAGTGCCCAGGTTTAACATTGGATCTCACACTGTGGAACCCATTGTACTGATAGGCTTCATAGTCGCCGGCCTTCTGTTTGGATTGCCTGGTTTGCTTCTGGTTGCAATGCTGTTTGTGATATCAAAACTGAGTACCAGTGGTGGAGGAATTAATTCGTTTCTTGGAGGTCAAGGTCCAAGTGGTCAGGGTGACCCTAGGTCATCAGGGTCAAGGTCAACTCAAGGCTCAGGTCACAGACTGGGAAGATCTTGA